In one window of Juglans regia cultivar Chandler chromosome 3, Walnut 2.0, whole genome shotgun sequence DNA:
- the LOC108993939 gene encoding plasma membrane-associated cation-binding protein 1-like → MGYWKEKVLPKIKKVFDKTAPKKAAAAEACKSFDESKDQIHKEFEEKKTELQPKVIEIYEASSAEIKTFVKEPKEAGLKKNSVAVHKFIEELVKIEFPGSKPVCEASSKFGPALVPGPVIFVFEKVSTFIVTEEKVEPPPEAAKTEEEAAGGKEKEIVVVEEEKKEEKKEEEGKKEEVVEKIEEEKIEVVAVEAEKAEAAAAPPASTEPAAAKVEEAEPPKP, encoded by the exons ATGGGTTACTGGAAAGAAAAGGTTCTTCCAAAGATCAAGAAGGTTTTCGACAAGACTGCTCCCAAGAAGGCTGCTGCTGCTGAGGCCTGCAAGTCTTTCGACGAGTCTAAG GATCAAATCCACAAGGAGTTTGAAGAGAAGAAGACTGAGCTCCAGCCTAAAGTCATTGAAATATATGAGGCTTCGTCAGCAGAAATCAAG ACCTTTGTCAAGGAACCCAAGGAGGCAGGATTGAAGAAGAACTCTGTTGCAGTTCACAAGTTCATAGAAGAACTCGTGAAAATCG agTTTCCGGGATCAAAACCAGTATGTGAAGCATCTTCAAAGTTTGGGCCAGCGTTGGTTCCCGGTCCGGTTATCTTTGTCTTTGAAAAGGTCTCGACGTTTATAGTCACAGAAGAGAAAGTCGAGCCACCGCCAGAAGCAGCAAAAActgaagaagaagcagcaggtGGCAAAGAAAAGGAGATCGTCGTCgttgaagaagagaagaaagaagaaaagaaggaagaggaagggaagaaagaagaggtggtggagaaaatagaagaagagaagatAGAAGTTGTGGCAGTGGAGGCTGAGAAAGCGgaagcagcagcagcaccaCCAGCTTCAACCGAGCCTGCAGCAGCCAAGGTGGAGGAAGCAGAACCCCCAAAGCCTTGA
- the LOC109020609 gene encoding leucine-rich repeat receptor-like serine/threonine-protein kinase BAM3, translating to MAAANMRSVFLSFMILVFLTSSHPVSLHNPSLKRQASILVSLKQAFESFSPSLNIWNESNYLSLCSWTGVLCDRNNRLVVSLDISCSNISGSLSPVITELGSLVNLSVAGNSLSGSFPPDIHKLQGLQLLNISNNMFSGDLKWEFSQLKELVVLDAYDNNFNGSLPLGVTQLPKLQHLDFGGNFFTGKIPPSYGGMKQLNYLSLAGNSLGGFIPSELGNLTNLKQLLLGYYNEFDGGIPPELGKLINLFHLDLANCSLEGPIPPELGNLKNLDTVFLQINQLGGWIPPQLGNLSKLKTLDLSDNALTGAIPVEFSGLQELTLLNLFINKFHGEIPHAIAELPKLEVLKMWQNNFTGAIPSKLGQNGRLLDLDLSTNKLTGLIPKSLCLGRKLKILILQHNFLFGPLPDDLGQCDTLQRVRIGYNYLSGSIPSGFLHLPELSLMELYNNYLSGPLPQDTSKVPSKLVQLNLSNNRLSGSLPTSIGNFPSLQILLLNGNRFTGEIPSSIGQLKNVLNLDLSINKFSGRIPPEIGNCLLLTSLDLSQNQLSGPIPIQIAEIHILNYLNISWNHLNQSLPKEFGSMKSLTSADFSYNNFSGPIPETGQYSVFNSTSFAGNPDLCGAYLSPCNYLSSSPIESHYHNGSMSQVPGRFKLIFALGLLVCSLVFALLAIIRTRKMRRNPNSWKLTAFQKLEFGSEDILECIKDTNIIGRGGAGTVYRGTLPNGEQVAVKKLLGISKGSSNDNGLSAEVSTLGKIRHRNIVRLLAFCSNKEINLLVYEYMPNGSLGQVLHGKRGGYLQWDTRLKIAIEAAKGLCYLHHDCSPLIIHRDVKSNNILLNSDFEAHVADFGLAKFLQDTGTSECMSAIAGSYGYIAPEYAYTLKVDEKSDVYSFGVVLLELLTGRRPVGNFGEEGLDIVQWTKMQTNSYKERVGKILDERLGNIPLDEAMQVFFVSMLCVQEQSMERPTMREVVQMLAQAKQPNTFPMQ from the exons ATGGCTGCTGCTAATATGAGgtctgtctttctttcttttatgattCTTGTGTTTCTCACATCTTCTCATCCTGTTTCTTTACATAATCCATCTCTCAAAAGGCAAGCTTCAATCCTGGTTTCTCTCAAACAAGCTTTTGAGTCCTTCAGTCCTTCTCTAAATATCTGGAATGAATCGAACTACTTGTCCCTTTGTTCTTGGACAGGCGTCCTTTGTGACAGAAACAATAGATTAGTAGTTTCACTAGACATATCCTGTTCGAACATATCCGGCTCTCTGTCACCTGTAATCACAGAACTTGGAAGCCTTGTTAATCTTTCAGTCGCGGGTAACAGTTTATCAGGTTCTTTTCCCCCGGATATTCACAAGCTACAAGGACTTCAGCTCCTAAACATATCCAACAATATGTTCAGTGGAGACTTAAAGTGGGAGTTCTCTCAGTTGAAAGAGCTTGTGGTGCTAGACGCTTATGATAACAATTTCAATGGCTCACTTCCTTTGGGTGTCACTCAACTTCCCAAACTGCAACACTTAGACTTTGGGGGAAACTTCTTTACTGGGAAAATACCTCCGAGCTATGGAGGTATGAAGCAGCTCAATTATCTTTCACTTGCAGGGAATTCATTGGGCGGGTTCATACCCAGTGAACTTGGCAATCTTACTAATCTCAAGCAGCTTCTTTTGGGCTATTACAACGAATTCGATGGTGGAATCCCACCAGAGTTGGGTAAGCTGATCAATCTGTTTCATCTAGACCTTGCAAATTGTAGCCTGGAAGGTCCAATTCCTCCAGAGTTGGGCAATCTAAAAAACTTGGATACTGTCTTCTTGCAAATAAATCAGCTCGGTGGTTGGATTCCTCCTCAACTCGGGAATCTGAGTAAGCTGAAAACTCTAGATCTTTCAGATAATGCGCTAACAGGAGCTATCCCGGTTGAGTTCTCAGGCCTTCAAGAGCTTACCCTCTTGAACCTATTCATCAACAAATTTCATGGTGAGATCCCTCATGCCATTGCAGAGCTACCCAAATTAGAAGTCCTAAAAATGTGGCAGAATAACTTTACTGGAGCCATTCCTTCCAAGCTTGGTCAGAATGGTAGGCTGCTTGACCTCGATTTGTCAACAAATAAGCTCACTGGATTGATCCCTAAATCTCTATGCTTAGGAAGGAAGTTGAAGATCTTGATTTTACAACACAATTTTCTGTTTGGACCTCTGCCTGATGATCTTGGGCAATGTGACACACTCCAAAGAGTCCGAATTGGGTATAATTATTTAAGTGGGTCAATACCAAGTGGGTTTCTTCACTTGCCTGAGCTATCACTCATGGAGTTATATAACAATTATCTTAGTGGGCCACTTCCTCAAGATACAAGCAAGGTACCCTCAAAACTCGTGCAGCTAAATCTTTCAAATAATCGCTTATCTGGATCTCTTCCTACTTCCATTGGCAATTTTCCCAGCTTGCAGATTCTTCTACTAAATGGAAACCGATTCACAGGAGAAATTCCATCCTCAATAGGCCAGTTGAAAAACGTCCTAAATTTGGATTTGAGTATAAACAAATTTTCAGGCAGAATCCCTCCTGAGATTGGAAATTGCCTCTTGCTGACTTCCTTAGATTTGAGCCAAAACCAACTCTCAGGCCCAATCCCAATTCAAATTGCAGAAATTCACATATTGAATTATCTAAATATCTCATGGAACCACCTGAACCAGAGTCTCCCCAAAGAATTTGGGTCCATGAAGAGTTTGACTTCCGCGGATTTCTCCTACAATAACTTCTCTGGTCCAATACCTGAAACTGGGCAATATTCAGTCTTCAACTCTACATCTTTTGCTGGTAATCCTGACCTCTGTGGTGCATACTTGAGCCCCTGCAACTATCTATCAAGCTCGCCAATAGAATCACATTACCACAATGGCAGCATGTCTCAAGTCCCCGGAAGATTTAAGCTTATTTTTGCATTGGGACTCTTAGTATGCTCATTGGTATTTGCTCTTCTAGCAATCATAAGAACCAGAAAGATGAGGAGAAATCCAAATTCATGGAAGCTCACAGCATTCCAAAAGCTAGAATTTGGAAGTGAAGACATTCTAGAATGCATAAAGGACACCAATATTATAGGAAGAGGTGGAGCTGGGACTGTGTACAGGGGAACCTTGCCAAATGGAGAGCAAGTAGCTGTGAAAAAGTTGTTGGGAATAAGCAAAGGCTCTTCTAATGATAATGGCCTCTCTGCAGAAGTAAGCACACTGGGTAAAATCAGGCACAGGAATATTGTGCGGTTGCTGGCATTTTGCTCAAATAAAGAGATCAATTTGCTTGTGTATGAGTACATGCCAAATGGAAGTCTAGGTCAAGTTCTGCATGGGAAAAGAGGTGGGTATCTCCAGTGGGATACAAGGCTCAAAATAGCCATTGAAGCAGCAAAAGGCCTGTGCTACTTGCACCATGATTGTTCCCCGCTGATAATCCATCGAGATGTCAAGTCCAACAACATTTTACTCAACTCCGATTTCGAAGCTCATGTTGCAGACTTTGGACTCGCCAAGTTCTTACAAGACACTGGAACATCAGAGTGCATGTCTGCAATTGCCGGGTCTTATGGCTATATAGCTCCAG AGTACGCATACACATTAAAAGTTGACGAGAAGAGTGATGTCTACAGCTTCGGGGTGGTACTGCTAGAACTCCTAACGGGGAGAAGGCCAGTTGGCAATTTTGGGGAAGAAGGATTAGACATTGTTCAATGGACAAAGATGCAAACCAACTCATACAAAGAACGAGTGGGGAAAATCTTAGACGAACGTTTGGGGAACATTCCTCTAGATGAAGCCATGCAGGTGTTCTTCGTCTCAATGCTATGTGTTCAAGAGCAAAGCATGGAGCGCCCCACCATGAGAGAAGTTGTTCAAATGCTTGCACAAGCTAAACAACCAAATACATTTCCAATGCAATGA